The following are encoded together in the Chiroxiphia lanceolata isolate bChiLan1 chromosome 8, bChiLan1.pri, whole genome shotgun sequence genome:
- the LOXL4 gene encoding lysyl oxidase homolog 4 yields the protein MVMPIGTSPILLVLLLCWVAPSGQDLAPVQLRLGGPRGPAGEGRLEVLYQGRWGTVCDDGFDFHAATVACRQLGYTAAITWTHSATYGQGEGPIWLDNVRCGGNEGSLAECVHNGWGISDCHHGEDAGVVCSGQRLPGSSPQATTSGNLREVPGLSLEEVRLKPILARAKLSMPVMEGAVEVKHNGHWRQVCDANWTRNNSRVVCGMLGFPREKQINTSFYRKLWNRKLKDSNSSLKTLSQKNSFWVHRVQCQGSEPHLARCPIQVAPPAPRQHACPHGMHAIVSCLPSPAFQKGTGKGKSKSKASPGKVLPVRLRAGTHPGEGRVEVLRHGQWGTVCDKQWDLTAASVVCRQLGFGTAKQALVGAQMGQGLGPIHMSNVQCTGHERTLGECRFQDAEQSGCQHKADAAVRCHMPHMDFKSQVRLAGGRNPEEGVVEVLVPVQGRLQWGAVCGAQWGLNEAMVVCRQLGLGFASHALQETWYWAGSPDATRVVMSGVRCAGTELALQQCQRHGPVHCPSGGGRFSAGVTCTAHAPDLVMNAQLVQETAYLEDRPLGLLYCAHEERCLSRSADQMQWPYGFRRLLRFSSQIHNLGRADFRPRMGRHAWTWHQCHRHFHSIEVFTHYDLLTLNGSKVAEGHKASFCLEDTNCPEGLQRRFACANFGEQGVSVGCWDTYRHDIDCQWIDITDVPPGSYTFQVVVNPKHEVAESDFSNNVMRCQCKYDGQRVWMHSCHTSDAYGADVVSDLERRERLASNLV from the exons ATGGTGATGCCAATTGGCACAAGTCCCATCcttctggtgctgctgctgtgctgggtggcCCCCAGCGGGCAGGACCTGGCCCCAGTGCAGCTGCGGCTGGGGGGACCACGGGGGCCAGCGGGAGAGGGCCGGCTGGAGGTGCTGTACCAGGGACGCTGGGGCACCGTCTGCGACGATGGCTTCGACTTCCACGCGGCCACCGTCGCCTGCAGACAGCTGGGTTACACCGCAGCCATCACCTGGACCCATAGTGCCACCTACGGCCAAGGGGAAG GCCCCATCTGGCTGGATAACGTGCGGTGTGGGGGCAATGAAGGCTCCCTGGCAGAGTGTGTCCACAATGGCTGGGGCATCAGTGACTGCCACCATGGTGAGGATGCTGGTGTGGTGTGCTCAGGACAGCGACTGCCTGGCAGCTCCCCCCAGGCTACCACCTCTGGTAACCTGAGAGAG gtgccagggctgagcctggaGGAGGTGCGGCTCAAACCCATCCTGGCACGAGCCAAGCTGAGCATGCCAGTAATGGAGGGTGCTGTGGAAGTGAAGCACAACGGGCACTGGAGGCAGGTGTGTGATGCCAACTGGACCAGGAACAACAGCCGTGTGGTCTGTGGGATGCTGGGCTTCCCCCGCGAGAAGCAGATCAACACCAGCTTCTACCG AAAGCTCTGGAATAGGAAGCTGAAGGACTCCAACTCCAG CCTGAAGACTCTCAGCCAGAAGAACAGCTTCTGGGTCCACAGGGTACAGTGTCagggctcagagccccaccTGGCCCGCTGCCCTATACAGGTGGCCCCACCAGCCCCCCGCCAGCACGCCTGCCCCCACGGCATGCACGCCATTGTCAGCtgtctccccagccctgccttccaGAAGGGCACAGGCAAGGGCAAGAGCAAGAGCAAGGCCTCCCCAGGAAAG GTGCTCCCGGTGCGGCTGCGAGCGGGTACCCATCCCGGCGAGGGCCGGGTGGAGGTGCTACGCCACGGGCAGTGGGGCACCGTGTGTGACAAGCAGTGGGACCTCACTGCAGCCAGTGTGGTGTGCCGGCAGCTGGGCTTCGGGACAGCGAAGCAGGCCCTGGTGGGAGCCCAAATGGGACAAG GTCTGGGGCCCATCCATATGAGCAATGTACAATGCACTGGCCATGAGCGCACCCTGGGTGAGTGCCGCTTCCAAGATGCCGAGCAGAGCGGGTGTCAGCACAAGGCTGATGCTGCCGTTCGCTGCCACATGCCCCACATGGACTTCAAGAGCCAG GTGCGGCTGGCCGGGGGCCGTAACCCCGAAGAAGGTGTAGTGGAGGTGCTGGTGCCGGTGCAGGGGCGGCTGCAGTGGGGTGCAGTGTGCGGTGCACAGTGGGGGCTGAACGAGGCCATGGTGGTCTgcaggcagctggggctgggctttGCCAGCCATGCCCTCCAG GAGACGTGGTACTGGGCAGGCAGCCCCGATGCCACCCGGGTTGTGATGAGCGGGGTGCGCTGTGCCGGCACcgagctggccctgcagcagtgccagcgCCATGGCCCTGTCCACTGCCCCAGCGGCGGGGGACGCTTCTCAGCAGGGGTCACCTGCACTGCCC ATGCCCCAGACCTGGTGATGAATGCCCAGCTGGTGCAGGAGACAGCCTACCTGGAGGACCGGCCCCTGGGGCTGCTGTACTGCGCCCATGAGGAGCGCTGCCTCTCCCGCTCTGCTGACCAAATGCAGTGGCCCTATGGCTTCCGCCGCCTCCTCCGCTTCTCCTCCCAGATCCACAACCTGGGAAGAGCTGATTTCCGACCCAGGATGGGGCGGCATGCCTGGACCTGGCACCAGTGCCACCG gcaCTTCCACAGCATCGAGGTCTTTACCCATTATGACCTGCTAACTCTCAACGGTTCCAAGGTGGCGGAGGGGCACAAGGCCAGCTTTTGCCTGGAGGACACCAACTGCCCTGAGG ggctgcagcgACGCTTTGCCTGTGCCAACTTTGGGGAGCAAGGGGTGAGCGTGGGGTGCTGGGACACCTACCGCCATGACATCGACTGCCAGTGGATTGACATCACCGATGTGCCACCAGGCAGCTACACCTTCCAG GTGGTTGTGAACCCGAAGCACGAAGTGGCTGAGTCGGACTTCTCCAACAATGTGATGCGGTGCCAGTGCAAGTATGATGGGCAGCGTGTCTGGATGCACAGCTGTCACACAA GTGATGCCTATGGTGCTGATGTGGTGAGCGACCTGGAGAGACGGGAACGCCTGGCCAGCAACCTCGTGTGA